Below is a genomic region from Echinicola rosea.
TCCAGCTTATCCTCCATGATCAGCGCATTGGTCAGGCTGTTAAACATGCTACGGTGGTTAGAGGTAAACCTTCTGTATTCTTCATCGAAGTAACTGTCAGGGTTGCTCATGCCGCGGTATGCAAAGTTTTCCGTTACGTTTTTATAGGCTAAGTCTGTGTTGACAAACTCATCGACATTTTGTGGTTTTTGGACCGGTAGCAATCGGTAGGTAAGGCCTTCCATGACCACGTGATTGCTCAGGTCCAAGCTGATGGAGGAAAGAGAGGTGTTGTTAAAATAGATCGGCCTCTCCCAGTTATTGGTAGCGATCAAGTCCAATAACATCAGGTTTCCCTTGGTAAGGTAATTACCCTTTACCCTTAGGTTCATGTGGTTGACGGTGAGGTCCTCCATGCCTTCCGGTACCACGCCGTCCTTGATGACCTCGGCAGAATCCACTTCGAGAATGAGGTTTCTGGAAGGTACTTGATAGATGGTGTTGGTATAGCCCGACTTTACTTTCAGGAGATCACTTTCATTTTTCAAAAGCCTAAGGTATTCTTTTACCGATATCATCTCCAGTCCTTGGCGGTCGTTGACAAAAAGGATGTCGTTGGTTCCCCGCTTGAAGTTCTTTTTCTCCAAAGAGAATGGCAAGGCAGCGGATTTATTGATAGGTCGGGTCATTTGCTCCACGTACCAATCCGTGTCAAAATAGCTCAAGACAATGACGCGCACGTCTGTTCTGAATCCTTCTACCTCCTGTACATACCATAGTGGGAAGGTGTCATTGTCCCCACCGGTAAAGAGGATGGCGTTTTCTTCACACGAAGCAAGGAAGTTTCTTGCTGAATCTACTGAGAAATAGCGGTCAGAACGGTCATGGTCGTCATAGTTTTGGGAAGCCATTAATACCGGTATAGGGAAGGCGATCAGCGTCGCCAAAATGGAAGCTACCGCAAAATTCTTGTTTAGCTTCGCCAATGCATGGGCAATGGCCAATACCCCCATTCCTATCCAAATGGCAAAAGCATAAAAGGATCCCACGTAAATATAGTCCCGCTCACGGGGCTCTACAGGAGGGGAGTTGAGGTATAGTACCAGCACGACACCCATCATCAGGAAAAGCATCGTGGTAAGCCAGAATGATTTGGTATCGTATTTTGCCTGAAAGAGCAGCCCAATGAGTCCGAGTATCAGCGGAAGCATCAGGTAATTGTTGTGTGCCTTGTTGTTTTCAATATAATCCGGGTAGTCTTCAAAGGCATTGGTGATGCCCATCCAGGGAGCATCAGTGATGTCGCTTTCCCGGCCGGAGAAATTCCATAAGAAATAGCGCCAGTACATGTGTCCCAGCTGATGATCAAGCATAAATGCGATGTTGTCCGCAAAAGTAGGTTCTTCACCTTCCCTTAAGCCCAGTTTTTGACGGTAAAGGCGCTTATGCTGGGGCTGTGTGGAATAGATTCGAGGGAGAATCGTGGTTTTTTCAGGGTCGTATTCAGTGACGATTTCATAATCGACGATTTCGTATTTGTTATCTCCTTTGGCATACACCGGGTCTCCCTCTTTTTGTTCTTGTACTTCTGCAGTGAAGTATTGTCCGTGCATCAGGGGACGGTATCCGTACTGCTCACGCTTAAGATAGCTCACAAAACTGATGATGTCCTTTGGTGCATTTTCATTGATGGGAGGGTTGGCATTGGAGCGGATGACAATAAGCGCATACGAGCCGTAGCCGATCAAGATAAATGTCAAGGAGAGCAATACGGTATTCAGGATGACTTTTTCTTGTTTGATGGAGTAAATGATCGCTGCGATCAGCCCGCCCAAAAATAAGCCGATAAAGACGATAATCCCTGAGCCGAATGGAAGCCCAATACTATTGACGAAGAAAATCTCCATGGATCCGGCCAAGCTTGGCAGTCCGGGAATGATGATGTTATTGATGGCTACCAAAGCTACTCCCCCCAAAAGGAAGGCGACAATGGCTCCTTTGAGGTTCGGATTTTGGTATTTCTTGAAGTAAACTACCAAGGCGAGGGCAGGCAACGTCACCAAGTTGAGCAAGTGGACACCAATGGATAGCCCAACCAAATAAGCGATGAAAATCATGTATCGGTTTTCATCCTTGGGATTTTCGATGACATCCCATTTTAGGAAGGCCCAGATCACGATGGCCGTAAAAAAGGACGACATAGCGTACACCTCGGATTCCACGGCCGAAAACCAAAAGCTATCCGAAAATGTGTACACCAAAGAACCAATGATACCAGCTCCCATGAGGGCGATGGTGTGACCTTTGCTTTCATTTCCTTTATCCAGCTTGAATAGTTTCCTCCCGAGAAGGGTGATGGACCAAAACAGGAATAGAATGGTAAATCCACTAAAGAGAGCACTGCCAGCATTCATCCAAAAGGCGATCTCAAGGGGATCTCCAAGTGCGAAGAAAGAAAACATCCTGTAAATAAGCAGGAAGAAAGGTGCACCTGGAGGGTGAGGAACTTGTAGTTTATAGGCTACTGCTATAAATTCTCCCGGATCCCAAAAACTGGCCGTTTCTTCTATTGTCAGAAGATAAACCAGTGAGGCAATTAAAAATAAAACCCAACCTGTGAGGTTGTTGACTTTTCTATAGTTGATCATGTTTGAGTTACACTAATGTGAAAGGCGAAAATAAAAAAATATTCACGAAAACAGGGGGATTTAACCATTTTTAAAAGGTTGCTGGGAAATGGTCATGAAAAAAGGGAAAGCCGAGCTTTCCCTTTTTGGAATATCCTTAAGAAGTGATCCCTTGTTTTTTGTTCATTTCATCGACGAGCTGGCGTTTCAATTTGCGCTCCCTTTCCAAGGTGTTTTTGCGGTGGGTTTCAAATTCCTCTTTGGTTTCCATGAGGTCTTTTCGAGTTTCTGCGATTACCTTGTGACTATTACTATACTTGTAAATAAAGTATGCTAGGGCGATGCCCAAGCCAATGATGACACTCCACATCATAGTGCTGTAGGTTGTCTTGTACACTTGGATCCCCAAGAAGGAGAAACTGTCTTTGGCCGCTAATGTTTCCTTGAGCTCATTTTCGGCATTTTCTATTCCGGTGTTTAGCTGATCGATTTTAGCTTTCTGCTCGTTGATCTTACTGTTTTTTTCTACGATCTGATCTTTGAATACCCCTAGTGAGTCCAGAATGTTTGATTTGATTTTGCTCAGGTTGGTCTTTTTGACCACTTTGTACTCTTGGTAGTTATTGGAGGCATCATTGAGGTAGTCAAACTGGCTTTCTATGGTGCCGCCATTGAGTGAGTTCTGTGGTTTTTCAGACTCAGGAGTTTCCTGTGCTAAAGAGGTATTGCATACAGCGATACACACGAAAAGTGCTATGATAATACTTCTTTTCATTTTGGTTTGGTGTTTAGAAATTCTAGTTGGTTTCGTTATTGTAACACGAGAATACAGGTTTTATTGCACTTTTGAAAGGAAAAAGACTATTAAAACCCCTTTTTGACCAAAAAAGCTCCTTTTTTGACCGTTTTTATAGGTATGTAATGGTTTTTTGGGGGCATATTCTATATTATAGTGGATAATAGGTCTTTTGAATTAATATTGTGAAAACGGTGTTTTTTCAGGAGGTAGTGGAAACTAAAATTGGGCATGATTGGTTTCCTTAGCCAGTTAACTAAACATGAATATAAAATACAGATTGTAAAATTAAGAAAGAGGCTGTTCGTTATCAATCTTAATCGGCATTGTAATAAAATGCCGGATTATCATGAAGGAAAATGAAGAAGGTCGTAATTTTGCAAAAAAATAATTAAATGAAAATCGCAACATACCTTTTCATTGTTCTGCTGTTTGTATTTCAGGAGGTAAATGGCCGACAGTTTCAAAGCGATTCTTTGGACAGCTCATCGGAAGGGCCAACCTATTTATTGCTGGACAAGGGGCTCCAGTTTAGAATTACAGAGGCGATCAACAGCATGTACGATTTTGATTTTGAAACCGCCGAAAGGGGGTTTGCGGTAATGCGGTATTCATATCCTGAGCACCCATTGCCTTATTTCCTTATGGGGCTCGCCCAATGGTGGAAGATTGTTCCTGACATGGATAACGAAGAGCATGACAAGATCTTTTTGAGATTTATGGAAGAAACGATTGAAAAGGCAGAGGTGATGCTGGACGAGGATCCTGATAATAAGGAGGCGGCTTTCTTTTTGGCGGCTGCGTATGGATTTAAAGGACGGCTGCTGAGTGAGCGTAACAGCTGGACAGCGACTGCACTTGCAGGAAAGAATGCCTTAAAGTATATGGAGCTGAGCAAGGGCGAGGAAGAGTTGAGCCCGGAATTGTTGCTTGGTGATGCCTTGTTCAATTATTTCTCGGTTTGGATACCTGAAAATTATCCGTTGATGAAGCCTGTTATGGCACTTTTCCCGAAAGGAGACAAGGCACTTGGGCTGATGCAATTGGAAGAAGTGGCGAAGAATGCATTCTATGCCAGAGTGGAGGCTCAGTATTTTCTTTTCCGGTTATATGCTTCAGAGGAAAACCGTCCTTACGATGCCTTACAGATTACAGCGTATCTGCATGAAAAATATCCAAACAATCCTTATTTCCATCGTTTTTATGCCCGACAGCTATATGCCGTGGGGAGAGGAGCACAAGCAAAAGACGTGTCGCTTGATATCTTGGGACGGATAGAAGAAACCCAGCTCGGATATGAAGCCAACAGCGGAAGATATGCCTCGTTTTTTGCTGCCCAATACTATGATCGGATAAATGATGTGCCGAATGCCAAAAAGTACTACGAAAAAACACTTTCCTTTGGAGAGGAGTCAGAGAACCAAGAAAGTGGGTATTACCTTTTTGCCTTAGTGCATTTAGGGAAGATTGCTGCCAGTGAAGGAAGGGATAAAGAAGCAAAGGAATACCTAAAAATGGTGAAGAAATATGCGAAGCGAAAACACCCCGCTCATCAAGAAGCCAGAGATTTTTTAAAAAAGAATAAACTTTAATCCAGTTTGCTACGTGTATATTAAAATGAATCAGGAGAAAATTTGAAATTTTGGATGTAATAAAGTTTTATGTCGTGAAAAGTTTTAAATATTCGAGACTAAAATTAACAATATTTTGTATTTATGGTCGTTTTTTGCCTTGAATAGCTTTAAAATAATTTGAAATTATATTACCTTTGCACGACATAAAATTTCGCAAATACTATAAATCATGGATAATCACATAAGAGTAAAATTCGACAAAATTGATCGCAAAATCCTTGAAATCCTTCAGGCAAACGCGAAAATCACCAATGCACAGCTTTCAAAAGATATTGGTTTGTCTCCTGCTCCTACCTTGGAGCGTGTGAAGAAACTGGAGCAGTCTGGAATTATCAAGAGCTATCACGCAAAACTGGATCCCGAAAGAATCGGTCTTGGCGTAAGTACTTTTGTTTTGGTAAGCCTAATCGGTCACAATAAATCAAATATTGATGCTTTTATGAAGGAAATCGAAGCGATTCCGGAAGTGATCGAGTGCCACCATATCACCGGAACTGGGGACTTTATTTTGAAGATTATCTCCAAGGACATTACTTCTTATCAGAAGCTGATGCTGGAGAAGGTAAGTGAGATTAAGGAAGTGGACTCTATGCAGTCAATGGTTATTCTTTCTACCTTTAAGGACAGCAAAGTATTGCCAATCCCTGCTTAAATTAAAAGAAGTTTAATCAAATGAGGGTGGCTGTTCAGTCGCCCTTTTTTTTTGAAAAGTACTGAATATTATGGAAGAAAATCCTTGGAAAACCAAGTCTAGGAAGTCATTATACTCCAATCCTTGGATAGAACTTGAAGAGCACCAAGTGGTCACCCCCGCAGGTACTGACGGCTTGTATGGGAAAGTCAAATTTAAAAATAAGGCCATGGCGATTTTGCCCGTCGATGAGGAGCTCAATACTTGGCTGGTGGGGCAATTTCGGTACACTATTGATGAATATAGTTGGGAAATCCCCGAGGGGGGTAGCCCGATAGGAGAGGACGTTCTTGAGGGAGCCAAAAGGGAACTGAAAGAAGAAACGGGGTTGGCGGCAGAGAGATGGACGCCGATCATGCGGTTTCATACTTCGAATTCTGTAACAGATGAAGAAGGTTTTGCCTATTTGGCCCAGGACCTGACCCCGGGGGAAACCGCCTTTGAGGATACGGAGAAAATTGAGGTGAAAAAGCTGCCCTTGAAGGAGGCTGTTCAGAAGGTCCTCGATGGAGAGATCACTGATGTGATCAGTGTGGCGGTGTTGTTAAAAGCCGCCAGAATGCTCGGTGTATAAAATTTTTCGACGATTTGTTCCCTATTATATCGTTAGGGACTTAGGTGCCAATGGATGATGAATTTACAGCAACTTAACTTTAAGGAACATTTTTCCAAGACCTTTAACCTTGCCTATCCCGTGATGTTGAGTCAATTGGGGCAGGTGTTGGTAGGAGTGGCCGACAGTATGATGGTCGGAAGGCTAGGGGCAGAACCGCTTGCGGCAGCCTCATTGGCCAATAGCATCTTTTTCGTGGTGATGATGTTTGGTACTGGGGTTTCGATGGCCATGACACCACTGGTGGCTGCTGCCGATGGCGAAGGAAAGCCGCGTAAGATCACACGGATTTTTAATCACGGTTTTGCCATAAACGGGTTTACGGGTGTTATTTTGTTTTTGGTGATTGTATTGGCATCACCACTGCTGGCACATATGAATC
It encodes:
- a CDS encoding glycosyltransferase family 117 protein — translated: MINYRKVNNLTGWVLFLIASLVYLLTIEETASFWDPGEFIAVAYKLQVPHPPGAPFFLLIYRMFSFFALGDPLEIAFWMNAGSALFSGFTILFLFWSITLLGRKLFKLDKGNESKGHTIALMGAGIIGSLVYTFSDSFWFSAVESEVYAMSSFFTAIVIWAFLKWDVIENPKDENRYMIFIAYLVGLSIGVHLLNLVTLPALALVVYFKKYQNPNLKGAIVAFLLGGVALVAINNIIIPGLPSLAGSMEIFFVNSIGLPFGSGIIVFIGLFLGGLIAAIIYSIKQEKVILNTVLLSLTFILIGYGSYALIVIRSNANPPINENAPKDIISFVSYLKREQYGYRPLMHGQYFTAEVQEQKEGDPVYAKGDNKYEIVDYEIVTEYDPEKTTILPRIYSTQPQHKRLYRQKLGLREGEEPTFADNIAFMLDHQLGHMYWRYFLWNFSGRESDITDAPWMGITNAFEDYPDYIENNKAHNNYLMLPLILGLIGLLFQAKYDTKSFWLTTMLFLMMGVVLVLYLNSPPVEPRERDYIYVGSFYAFAIWIGMGVLAIAHALAKLNKNFAVASILATLIAFPIPVLMASQNYDDHDRSDRYFSVDSARNFLASCEENAILFTGGDNDTFPLWYVQEVEGFRTDVRVIVLSYFDTDWYVEQMTRPINKSAALPFSLEKKNFKRGTNDILFVNDRQGLEMISVKEYLRLLKNESDLLKVKSGYTNTIYQVPSRNLILEVDSAEVIKDGVVPEGMEDLTVNHMNLRVKGNYLTKGNLMLLDLIATNNWERPIYFNNTSLSSISLDLSNHVVMEGLTYRLLPVQKPQNVDEFVNTDLAYKNVTENFAYRGMSNPDSYFDEEYRRFTSNHRSMFNSLTNALIMEDKLDMAADIQKLSMEKFPNEAIPYDLSSGQSVPSLFELGEDDMALDIIEVLSRRAFEMLQFYQEKDRAMDREAMYSLEMMRFFVPLLQERGYEELATEIQNNLDKVMGPTASPRGVLQNRK
- a CDS encoding tol-pal system protein YbgF; translated protein: MKIATYLFIVLLFVFQEVNGRQFQSDSLDSSSEGPTYLLLDKGLQFRITEAINSMYDFDFETAERGFAVMRYSYPEHPLPYFLMGLAQWWKIVPDMDNEEHDKIFLRFMEETIEKAEVMLDEDPDNKEAAFFLAAAYGFKGRLLSERNSWTATALAGKNALKYMELSKGEEELSPELLLGDALFNYFSVWIPENYPLMKPVMALFPKGDKALGLMQLEEVAKNAFYARVEAQYFLFRLYASEENRPYDALQITAYLHEKYPNNPYFHRFYARQLYAVGRGAQAKDVSLDILGRIEETQLGYEANSGRYASFFAAQYYDRINDVPNAKKYYEKTLSFGEESENQESGYYLFALVHLGKIAASEGRDKEAKEYLKMVKKYAKRKHPAHQEARDFLKKNKL
- a CDS encoding Lrp/AsnC family transcriptional regulator, whose amino-acid sequence is MDNHIRVKFDKIDRKILEILQANAKITNAQLSKDIGLSPAPTLERVKKLEQSGIIKSYHAKLDPERIGLGVSTFVLVSLIGHNKSNIDAFMKEIEAIPEVIECHHITGTGDFILKIISKDITSYQKLMLEKVSEIKEVDSMQSMVILSTFKDSKVLPIPA
- a CDS encoding NUDIX domain-containing protein; this encodes MEENPWKTKSRKSLYSNPWIELEEHQVVTPAGTDGLYGKVKFKNKAMAILPVDEELNTWLVGQFRYTIDEYSWEIPEGGSPIGEDVLEGAKRELKEETGLAAERWTPIMRFHTSNSVTDEEGFAYLAQDLTPGETAFEDTEKIEVKKLPLKEAVQKVLDGEITDVISVAVLLKAARMLGV